Proteins encoded by one window of Frondihabitans peucedani:
- a CDS encoding MmgE/PrpD family protein, giving the protein MRLNEVQVHRSGDDFARDDELAWKIATVAADPVAVDADVTQMIVNRVIDNAAVATASLRRPPVVAARSQAEARPLTGDRPEGKRGATVFGTAADRRFEPEWAAWANGVAVRELDFHDTFLSAEYSHPGDNIPPILAVAQHTGRSGADLVRGIATGYEIQVDLARAISLHQHTIDHVAHLGPSAAAGIGTLLGLDTETIYQAVGQALHTTTATRQSRKGLISTWKAYAPAFAGKQAVEAVDRAMRGQTSPSPIYEGEDAVIATLLDGPGALYRVPLPEVGEPKRAILDTFTKEHSAEYQAQAWIDLARRLGRERPELSDPERVEGIVLHTSHHTHKVIGSGANDPQKYDPRASRETLDHSIPYIVAVALQDGEWHHERSYAPERAQRADTVALWRRITTAEDPEWTRRYHSLDPREQAFGGRIEVRFTDGTTLVDEIAVADAHPLGARPFGRADYVEKFRTLAEGVLDDASVDAFLDAAERLPDLQADELAALTVTPPAGYLDGLAVPQGLL; this is encoded by the coding sequence GTGAGGCTCAACGAGGTGCAGGTCCATCGAAGCGGCGACGACTTCGCCCGAGACGACGAACTCGCGTGGAAGATCGCGACCGTCGCCGCCGACCCGGTCGCGGTCGACGCCGACGTGACTCAGATGATCGTCAACCGCGTCATCGACAACGCCGCGGTCGCCACGGCGTCGCTCCGGCGGCCGCCTGTCGTCGCGGCCCGCTCGCAGGCGGAGGCGCGGCCGCTCACGGGCGATCGACCCGAGGGCAAGCGGGGCGCGACCGTCTTCGGCACCGCCGCCGACCGGCGCTTCGAGCCGGAGTGGGCGGCCTGGGCGAACGGTGTGGCGGTCCGGGAGCTCGATTTCCACGACACGTTCCTCAGCGCCGAGTACTCGCACCCCGGCGACAACATCCCGCCGATCCTGGCCGTCGCCCAGCACACCGGGCGGAGCGGCGCCGACCTCGTGCGCGGCATCGCGACCGGCTACGAGATCCAGGTCGACCTCGCCCGGGCGATCAGCCTCCACCAGCACACCATCGACCACGTCGCGCACCTCGGCCCGAGCGCAGCCGCCGGCATCGGGACGCTCCTCGGCCTGGACACCGAGACGATCTACCAGGCCGTCGGCCAGGCTCTTCACACGACGACGGCGACGAGGCAGTCCCGCAAGGGCCTCATCTCGACCTGGAAGGCGTACGCACCGGCCTTCGCCGGGAAGCAGGCCGTCGAGGCCGTCGACCGGGCCATGCGCGGGCAGACGAGCCCCTCGCCGATCTACGAGGGCGAGGACGCCGTGATCGCCACCCTCCTCGACGGACCGGGCGCCCTCTACCGGGTGCCGCTGCCCGAGGTCGGCGAGCCGAAGCGCGCGATCCTCGACACGTTCACCAAGGAGCACTCGGCCGAGTACCAGGCCCAGGCGTGGATCGACCTCGCCCGGCGGCTCGGCCGGGAGCGGCCGGAGCTGAGCGACCCCGAGCGCGTCGAGGGCATCGTGCTGCACACGAGCCACCACACGCACAAGGTGATCGGCTCCGGCGCGAACGACCCGCAGAAGTACGACCCGCGCGCGAGCCGCGAGACCCTCGACCACTCCATCCCCTACATCGTCGCGGTCGCCCTCCAGGACGGCGAGTGGCACCACGAGCGCAGCTACGCGCCGGAGCGCGCCCAGCGCGCCGACACCGTGGCCCTCTGGCGCAGGATCACGACGGCCGAAGACCCCGAGTGGACGCGGCGCTACCACTCCCTCGACCCTCGCGAGCAGGCCTTCGGCGGCCGCATCGAGGTGCGCTTCACCGACGGGACGACCCTCGTCGACGAGATCGCGGTCGCCGACGCGCACCCGCTCGGCGCGAGGCCGTTCGGCCGGGCCGACTACGTCGAGAAGTTCCGGACCCTGGCCGAGGGCGTCCTCGACGACGCATCGGTGGACGCGTTCCTCGACGCGGCGGAGCGCCTCCCCGACCTCCAGGCGGACGAGCTCGCCGCACTCACGGTCACTCCCCCGGCCGGCTACCTCGACGGCCTGGCCGTGCCGCAGGGACTCCTCTGA